Proteins from a genomic interval of Triplophysa dalaica isolate WHDGS20190420 chromosome 13, ASM1584641v1, whole genome shotgun sequence:
- the taf1a gene encoding TATA box-binding protein-associated factor RNA polymerase I subunit A isoform X3: protein MLHHNWQKAAEYFTSYIQTLEDTTVTRALLTRDVTWRLGAEILHHLTNASIDDFNAVYEIMKNTGVSNYAKICLEQAFHLLLNGESDEAKRQLSSASHWRYGKRTDAQSLEMKLIHAYCGFLDYFIWSKKISTTSETDDVHSLNEISMYFRQASVTLSEIIKQPGIWDPFVLSYITMLEHNNSIDEALKVLQNYAYNKEFPSNPNAHVYLYQFLKRHNAPPSALISSLRILHSVVPSHKLMLDFCSLLLKEHQETAMKEALLVCMDLLEYSSWKCDRDAWKCLLKILQRPKNEHNMVKEEWAVRRSLWMAFHFRPYIIRMESQKDVRLWRIKERVLKLLGEDLHTEDFRKSPSGQRDHSEDYVNGSES from the exons GTCACTTGGAGACTCGGCGCAGAGATTCTACATCATCTCACTAATGCCAGCATTGATGATTTTAATGCTGTGtatgaaattatgaaaaatacagGGGTCTCAAACTATGCTAAG ATCTGTTTGGAACAAGCGTTTCATCTCCTGCTGAACGGAGAGTCGGATGAAGCCAAGCGACAGCTGTCCAGCGCAAGTCACTGGAGGTACGGCAAACGGACGGACGCTCAGTCTCTGGAGATGAAACTCATCCATGCTTACTGTGGCTTTCTGGATTACTTCATCTGGAGCAAAAAGATATCCACCACATCAGAAACAG aTGACGTCCACAGTTTGAATGAGATCTCCATGTACTTCAGACAAGCTTCAGTGACTCTCAGTGAGATTATAAAGCAACCGGGAATCTGGGACCCCTTTGTGTTGAGTTACATCACT ATGCTGGAGCATAACAACAGTATAGATGAGGCGCTGAAGGTTCTGCAGAATTACGCGTACAACAAAGAATTCCCATCGAACCCAAACGCTCACGTCTATCTGTATCAGTTCCTCAAGAGACACAACGCTCCACCATCTGCACTCATCTCATCATTAAGG attcTGCATTCTGTTGTCCCGAGTCACAAGCTGATGTTAGACTTCTGCTCTCTTCTACTGAAAGAAC ATCAAGAGACTGCTATGAAAGAAGCTCTCCTCGTTTGTATGGACCTTCTTGAGTATTCCAGCTGGAAATGTGACAGGGATGCATGGAAATGTCTTCTGAAAATCCTGCAGCGACCCAAGAACGA ACATAATATGGTGAAAGAGGAATGGGCTGTCAGAAGATCATTGTGGATGGCCTTTCACTTCAGACCTTACATCATCAGGATGGAGTCACAGAAGGACGTCAGACTTTGGAGAATCAAGGAGAGAGTTTTAAAGCTTCTGGGTGAAGACT tacaCACAGAGGATTTTAGAAAATCTCCCTCAGGTCAGAGAGACCACAGTGAAGACTATGTCAACGGGTCCGAatcataa
- the dusp10 gene encoding dual specificity protein phosphatase 10, with protein sequence MPPSPLDDRIVVALPRPIRPQDLRLCLDTSYLETTVGTVATVGKATVISSSSTTVVKIQATKLSYMPSSGGSTRSLTCGCSSASCCTVTTYEKDGQTRSQSQVSASSPDLNSGVGYGDAPAGRGEAYSAPSLTSAVARGGMRVIHPNELARKLTHCPAGHPVGTVPVIIDCRPFMDFNKSHIRGAVHINCSDKISRRRLQQGKITVLDLISCRQSKESFKGIFSKELVVYDDSTVDPGRLTPSQPLHVVLESLRREGKDPIILKGGLAGFRQSHEDLCEHSLQPSEGQDGRTATGLSGALPHSLPSTPDIENAELTAILPFLFLGNERDAQDRELMQRLNIGYILNVTTHLPLYHYDLGLFNYKRLPATDSNKQNLRQYFEEAFEYIEEAHQAGQGLLIHCQAGVSRSATIVIAYLMKHTWMTMTDTYKFVKSRRPIISPNLNFMGQLLEFEEDLNNGVTPRILTPKLMGVETVV encoded by the exons ATGCCTCCATCTCCACTCGACGACAGAATTGTGGTGGCGCTGCCAAGGCCTATAAGACCTCAGGACCTCCGACTCTGCCTGGACACCAGCTACCTGGAAACCACCGTAGGCACCGTCGCTACCGTCGGCAAGGCGACGGtcatcagcagcagcagcaccacCGTGGTGAAGATCCAGGCGACCAAGCTTTCGTATATGCCCTCGTCCGGCGGCTCCACGCGCTCGCTGACGTGTGGATGCAGCAGTGCCAGCTGTTGCACGGTGACCACCTACGAGAAAGACGGCCAGACGCGCTCCCAGAGCCAGGTCAGCGCCAGCAGCCCGGACTTGAACTCGGGAGTGGGCTATGGCGACGCCCCCGCGGGCCGCGGAGAGGCGTACAGTGCGCCCAGTCTCACCTCGGCCGTGGCCCGGGGCGGCATGCGGGTCATCCACCCCAACGAGCTGGCGAGGAAGCTGACGCACTGCCCGGCGGGCCATCCCGTGGGAACCGTGCCCGTGATCATCGACTGTCGGCCCTTCATGGACTTCAACAAGAGCCACATCAGGGGCGCGGTGCACATCAACTGCTCGGACAAGATCAGTCGCAGGCGACTCCAGCAGGGCAAGATCACGGTGCTGGACCTCATCTCCTGTCGGCAGAGTAAAGAGTCCTTCAAGGGCATTTTTTCCAAAGAACTGGTGGTGTACGACGATTCCACGGTCGACCCCGGGCGCCTAACGCCATCTCAGCCCCTGCACGTGGTCCTGGAGTCTCTGAGAAGGGAAGGAAAGGACCCCATCATTCTTAAAG GAGGTCTTGCTGGTTTTCGACAGAGCCACGAGGATCTCTGCGAACACTCTCTCCAGCCGTCAGAAGGGCAGGACGGCAGAACCGCCACAGGCTTGTCGGGGGCGCTACCTCATTCTTTACCCTCCACACCAGATATAGAAAACGCAGAGCTGACCGCCATCCTTCCCTTCCTGTTCCTAGGCAACGAACGGGACGCTCAAGACCGAGAACTAATGCAGCGGCTGAACATCGGTTACATCCTCAACGTGACCACCCATCTGCCGCTCTATCACTATGACCTCGGCCTCTTCAACTACAAACGTCTGCCGGCCACCGACAGCAACAAACAGAACCTGCGGCAGTACTTTGAGGAGGCGTTCGAGTATATAG AAGAAGCTCATCAGGCCGGTCAGGGGCTCCTCATTCACTGCCAGGCGGGTGTGTCGCGTTCCGCTACCATCGTCATCGCTTACCTGATGAAGCACACTTGGATGACCATGACAGACACATACAAGTTTGTCAAGTCTCGGCGGCCCATCATCTCCCCCAACCTCAACTTCATGGGTCAACTTTTAGAGTTTGAAGAAGATCTTAATAACGGCGTCACTCCACGTATACTCACACCTAAACTCATGGGCGTGGAGACGGTCGTATAG